The nucleotide window gtacatgagctaagaacttcaagatgtacaagctggatttaaaagtGCAGAgaactggatgggaggggagtttgggggaaactggatacatgtgtatgtatggctaagtcccttcactgttcacctgaaattatcacaacattgttaattggctataccccaatacataatgtttttggtgttaataataataaaaattcctgtggcatttttcaaaacagaaaaaaagagcagaggaaccagagatcaaattgccaacatctgctggatcatagaaaaaacaaaaggaattccagaaaaacatctacttctgcttcattgattatactaaagcctttgactttgttggataacaacaaactgtggaaaattcttaaagagatgggaataccagatcaccttacctacctcgtgaaaaacctgtatgcaggtcaagaagcaacagtcagaaccagacatggaacaatggactggttcaaaattgggaaaggagtataccaaggcggtatattgtcatcctgcttgtttaacttacaggtagagtacatcattagaaatgctgggatggatgaatcacaagctgaaaggaatcaagattgctgggagaaatattagtaacctcagatatgcagatgataccaccctaatgacagaatatgaagaggaactaaaaagcctcatgatgaaatgaaggaggagagtgaaaaagctggcttaaaactcaacattcaaaacactaagaccatgcgtggcatctggtcccatcacttcatggcaaataggtgaggaaacggtggcagactttttttgggggaggctccaaaatcactgcagatggtgactgcagccatgaaataaaagacgcttgctccttggaaaaaaaggctatgataaacctagacaccatattaaaaagcagagacatcactttgctgacaaaggtctgtcgtcaaagctatggtttttccagtagtcatgtatggatgtaagagtagggccataaagaaagctgagcactgaagaattgatgcttttgaactgtggtgctggagaagactcttgagagtcccttggacagcaaggagatcaaaccagtcaatcctaaaggaaatcaatcctgaatattcattggaaggactaaagctgaagctccaatactgtgaccacttgatgtgaagagccaactcactggaaaagaccctgatgctgggaaaagttgagggcaggaaaagaggtcaacagaggatgagaatggctagatggcatcaccaactcaatggacatgagtttgagcaaattttgggagacagtgaaggacagggaaggctggcatgctgcagtccctgcagtctcaaagagtcagacatgactgagtgagtgaataatACTTCTCTACCCTCTTGAAGTTAGGCAACTATGTGACTCATTCTGGCTAACGAAATATGAGTAAAAGAAATCTGTGCCACTTCCAAGGTGAAGCATATTATTTCAAGTGTTCCAGCCTCCAGGCCTCTCTTCCCTTTCCATAGCAATCAGGGAAACCTGTGTGCTGCAGCGGTGCCTCAAGATGAAAGAAGCTTGAGGTAGGAAGCCCTCCTGTGGAGGACAGGTTCCCTAGAGAGCTGCATAAACCCAGTGaattttaggaaagaaataaaCCTTGAAGCCACACAGTTGGGGATTATTCTTTTACTGTAGTATAACCCAGCCTATCCTGACTGACATAGCTGGTGAAGAGAAATCAAGAACAGACCTAAGGCAGGCTCTGATATCCTTCACTATTATGTTAAATTTGGCTTAAACATGGGAGAAGAAAAACTTAAGGGTTGGACAAAGGGGAAGAGAAACTTGGTGTTAATTAAGCTTAAATAGGttttagaatcacctggaaaaaCCAAACCACCACTCTTCCCTTCAGGGAGCTCAGCACATTGATTAATCCCATTATATGACACAGCTTCTGAGGAAATCAgaacattttgatattttcaaTGAACTAGTGTGGGAGCTCTGATCAGCTTGGTTAAGTGAAGAGTCAGTTTTTTGGGGGTGGATTATAGTCCTATGTCTGCTTAATAAAACTGTACTAAGCAGGACTAGGCTTAATTTAGAGAGCAGCTGCTGGTATATTTCAATTTTTGATTAGGCCTGTTGATACCCACATAAATCTGAGAATGTCTGAACATACCATGTAAAATTACATGGTATGTTCAATATTCAGAATGAATTCAATATTCATTTGCATTAGGAAGGCTAAGATTCTCGTTTTCTAAGTTATTAGTCCCATTATTTAGGTGAAGGTCAGACAAGCATCTTTCTCCTAAACCTTCACCGTTATCACATCCATACAGTCTAAAATTTGTAGTAAAGTCAATTGATTTAGGAATAAAAAGTGAACAGGTAACTTTCTGAGCAATACAATCCCCTGAAGTACTCATTAAAAAATGGTCAATTATTATGACAATGATTAACAACAgggcacaattcaaaagcaaaagCTTTCTGTTAATGTGCAGTAAACTGAGCAACAGGGATGACCCTAGAGTGTCTTAGGGCCAGGGCATGCTCTGCAGCTAAGACTCAGCCCAATAAGAACAATTTATAACATGCTTCTTGATTTAAGGTGCTAACAGGTCTCAGGTTCTCAGCAGCAGTTCTAAAACTATTTcagtcaggctttatttttagtAACTGAACCACCTATGACTGTCAGGCCTCTTCCTAAAAGCTTTATATTTTACTGCactaagtaataaaaaaaattatgacattttgactCCACTTGTTTGACTTCATATGactagaatgctagatttctaattttaaaagatatgcagcaagcaacaaagatttattgtatagtacagggaactacagtatcttgtaataacctgtaacagaaaatctgagaaataacatacatatatatataactgaatgaccttgctgtatacctgaaacagtcaactatacttcaattatatatatatattatatattaagaaaTACTTTATAATAGTTACCAACCAAATCACTATCATTTTCATACTTTACCTAATGATCCTGCTTCACTGGCACACATACATGAGCATGCACAAACACAGAACACACAGGACTTGCTTGCACTCCCACTTTAtgacgctttttttttttaaagcctgggTGATAGACTGTCACAGGGGAATGAAGATACTGATGGCTCAATAACAGAGCTTCCGTGTATACGTTTATTTTCACACTGTACAGGAAGTTACTTATAAGTGAACATAGGTATAAGGCACTCAGAACAAAAGAATGAACATGTACTTAATGAAAAGAATCAGAATTTCTGTAAAACAACAAACACCTGcatcccacatttttttttttaacaattggcaactctacatgcacacacacacataaagcaaGGACTGGTAAATCACGGGTATAATGACTGGTACAGTTGGTACAATCATTGGCACCTTATTTGACGCAGTCACTTAGAACTGTTAAGAAGTATAACCTAGCATCTGGATGCTAAATAAAAGTCGGGGGGGAGGCTAAATAGGGGAGTCACTCTACCCCTGTTTCCAAGTTTTAGGAATTCAAGTTTATTCAAAAACTAGAATACACAAGACCATAACCACTATCTTTCTTCAGTAACTTCAGAATGGTAGGTGGTTTTAAACAACTTTAAAACTTAAGCTCCTTTTGAATATCCCAAAGTGTTTTTGCACTCTTCTGCAGACGCGCCTCTTCTTCAGGGGCCAACTTCACTTTTATAAGGTCAGTAATACCACTCTCCCCCAGGATACAAGGAACACTGAGGAATACTTCTTCATTTATTCCATAGAGACCCTTAATTCTGGTGGAAACTGGATGCACTCTCCTAAGATTCTTCAAAATACTTTCTGTTAGGTCAGCTACAGACAGGCCAATGGCCCAAGAAGTATAACCTTTCATTTTAATAATCTCATAGGCACTAGCAACCACATCTTTGTGAACATTTTTCCACTGCTCCGGATCTTTATCAGTTCCTATATCTAAATTCAGTTCCTTCAGAGGGACACCTGCAACGTTCACGCCACTCCACACGGGAACACTTGAGTCTCCGTGCTCTCCAAGGATCCACCCatgacagctttcagaatggatACTAAGCCTTTGCCCAATCAAGAAACGGAAACGGGCAGTGTCCAGATTGCAACCACTTCCAATAACACGATTTTGGGGAAAGGCACTCAACTTCCAGGCTACGTACGTCAAGATATCCACCGGATTGGAAACCACAATCAGTTTGCAGCGTGGACTGTACTGAACAATACTGGACATCATTAACTTAAAGATGGCCACATTTCGCTGGACTAAATTAAGGCGTGTTTCTCCTTTTTCCTGGCGTGCACCTGCCGTGATAATCACGAGGTTGGAGTTTGCAGTGACAACGTAATCTCTGCTGGAAACAATGTTTGGCATTTTCACGAAAAGGCTGCCATGCTGAAGATCCATTGTCTCACCCTTCAGTCGGCCTTCATCAACATCCACCAGGGCGAGTTCATCGCTCAAGCCTTTTAACAGGATGCTGACAGCACAGGCCATGCCAACCGATCCAGTTCCTACGATAGAGATCTTACTGTTGCGAACAGGCTCCTCTGAAGTGAAATTCTTCATCAGCTCACACTTGACCGTCGCCATCTTGGACGCGGGGGCCACGGCCCAGGCGCCCCCGAGGGGGGTGGCTGCCGGCGGGCGGGGGCTTGGGGCCATTTCCGGGCCCAGGAAATTCGCCCTCACAGTGCCCGCTCTCTGGCTGGCCCGCAGGATTCCCACAGTCCAGCTCATGGCTATTCACTTGAGAAGTGAAGGCAGAAAGCAGCAGGCGCCCTTAGAAGCTCCAAAGGAGAGAGCTGCGACCGTTGGCCAGTTCTCAGCCCTCAATGCGGCTGCGCAAGGCCGGGGCCTCGCAACAACCCCTCCAGCCCGCTATGCGGCTGCGCAAAGCCGAAGCCTCCCGACAGCCCCTCCAGCTCGCTACTGCGGCTGCGCAAGGCGGGCTCAGCTCGCGTGGCCGCTAAAGGGCCTCTATGAAGTGTCAAGAGGGGAGGCTACTTCTAGCAAATGAATTCTGGAGTTAAAAGTTTTAGAAACCCATCATTTCTCTAAAACATTGGAGATAGAATTATGTGTAATGAGCCAACCCAGATCCTTGggattacttttctgtttttacgacatattccaataaaaatatttccattaaaTACACATGAAAATACAGTTAAATGTTCTTAACGATATTCCCGCCAAGGATCAACCAGGTGCGAACCCTTTGTCTCCCAATGGCCTCCTGCACCATTTTCCTGCATCTGCAGGAAAAGCAGGCCTTCTGTTTCCCGTTGTACCCATTTCAAGAACCTTCTATTGGAAAGACTTCCACTGCCCTTATGCCTATTAGGACCATAACTGGGGGGGAGTCACAGGATCCTGACGACAGAGGGAAGGAGCCCACTGTGAGCCAAACAGTAAGAACTCGGAGGGTTACTTATCTCTCATGAAAAGGAAAGCTCCTGGTCAACAGTCCTGATGACAAATGACTTCTCAGGTAAAAAGATGATAATATAtcttaaatgtctttaaaatggcAACTTTTGACCCAGGCACAAATCAAATTGTGGATTAAAGTAGTTAGTACAACATGGCATCAGTATATCTTACATTCCTCTGCATATCTCTGGTCAGTCTTATGAACTTCCTTTCAAAtttctaacaaaataaaaaatttacatttgATGAAACAgtgtacatatatttgtatacacatacatacacacacacacacacccttaagcCAATAAACTATGTAagtccaaataaaaataatggtaCTTTCTCCTCACTTATATAAACAAAAGTCTGACCATGTAATGATTTCTCAAAGCTTTCCTCTCATATAAGAAAGTGGTATGCTCTCCCCTAATGgagctcttgggcttccctggtggctcagtggtaaagaatccacctgccaagcaggagacgtgcgttcagtccctgggtcgggaagactctctggagaaggaaatggcaaccccctcaagtattctttgcctgggaaatcccatggacagaggagcctggcgggttgctgtccacggggtcacaaaagagctggacacacggagcaactaaacagcaatgacAAATGGAGCTCTCGGATATGCAGGCTCCTCACAGGGGAGAAAAACCACCTGTGTATACGTACAAAAAAATACTGTGTTTGATGacatggctcgatggcatcaccgactcgatggacatgagtctgagtgaactccgggagttggtgatggacagggaggcctggcgtgctgtgattcatggggttgcaaagagtcggacacaactgagcaactgaactaaactgatacatacatatattccatTTTAGAATACTAAATCTTgacaaaatgaatattttatattcagaCTTGAAAACCTATTCTCACTCTTCCTACCACTGAGCTGcagtccaggaagaaaggaacaACAGGCAAAGgagttggtgctgctgctgctaagtcgcttcagtcgtgtccgactctgtgcaaacccatagacggcagcccaccaggctcccccgtccctgggagttggtgaggggtGAGAAAAGTGTGGTCATTAGCAGAGCTCCTGCATCCTATTTCAGGATGACTTGCTGGCACCCTGTTTAGACAGTACAGCATAAGCTCCATGATACACAAAATGGTAACAGCACCACATATATGAATTCTCTTCACCCTGGTGATCAGATATATGGTAACCATTTGTCAAATTAAAAAGTGGAATCCTTTAAATGATCTTCATTTAACAGTGGCTGACATCTTAGAGGAATCCTCTTAAAACACCAACTTCTGATACCTACTGTTTCTTTTATCTGAGTCAtagcttaaaatgttttaatctgATGCCTGCTCCCACCTTCTCCCTACAATGACTCCTTTCACCAGTCATTTTCCTTATAAGTGTTCTTGAGGATGAAATTCAAGGACATAAAGACTTGGTTAGATGGCTTCTTCTATATTAATTTTCTTCCTAGAGTTTGAACCTGTGCAGAAATACAATCACTATGACAGTTGCCTCTTCAGTTTTTCCCCTTAGTCACAACTaaatcaattttgaaaaaaaataacactCTATAAAAGTATCTCAAATGCAGccttttatttataataagtCTTGAGATAAGAAGGAAAGAACTAAAAAAGATGagatgacttcagttcagtcgctcagtcatgtccgactctttgcaaccccatgaattgcagcatgccaggcctccctgtccaccaccaactcctggagttcactcaaactcatgtccattgagtcggtgatgccatccagccatctcatcctctgtcgtccccttctcctcctgcccccaatctctcccagcatcagagtcttttccaatgagtcaactcttcgcatgaggtggccaaagtattggagtttcagctttagcatcagtccttccaatgaacccccaggactgatctcctttagaatggactggttggatctccttgcagtccaagggacggaCTCCCCAAAAATGGAGAAAGTCAGCTACAGTTAACCAGCTCCCTAATGACCTTCTATCTTAGGTGGCTCATTATTCCTTTTGAATTGAAAATCTAACTCAAATTATCTATTCCAAATTCACTTTAATATTACAGCTGATGGCAGGATTATGCCATAATACTATTGGTTACAGCACTTAGGAGGGAGGAAGCAGGAAATAAAGATGACCAGCGAGCAGCTGAACCAAGAATGGTTGTAAACTAAGTCACCTGGACTTTCATCCCTAGCTCTCGATGCCCTTTTTCTCTCTAGGAATCCAGTTAAAATATTCTACCCTCTCCTAAGTCTTTTAGTCTCCCAggaagtaactttttaaaaatctgccacCACTGTGTACCTCTCTCCATTACAGGATTTATCACACACAAACGTAATTACTTATGAAATTGTCACTCCAAAGGGAACACCTTTTATTTAACAGCATATCTTTATCCTCTAGCACAGAGCTTGGTACATGAACAGGGATTCAGTCACTGTTCATGgtagaaaaaaatgaggaaataactACAGAACTGAGTCAAGTAAGGCTCTGGGGGCTAACAGGTGAGAATAAGATGGAAAGGCAGGGCTGGAGAATCCACCTGGTGTGGAGTTTTGAATAAAGGGGTAAGGAAAATGGTGCCTATTTGGGGGTTTTTAGCAAGGTTGATACCGTAAGTTTCAGATAAAGCTATGAGTAAACTAAAAGATTTCTTAATCCCTTTCAAAACTAGTATCTACCTTTACCAAATtagaacataaaattaaaaaagagtctACAGTGCTAGAAACAcagtaaaataaatatgcaatggcagaaggaatatttttatcctttgaagttatttaaaatattttgttctgtggaaagttttaaaaaaataatccatgTGCAAAtggatttgaaaaagaaaaaaaagatgcaatGAGGGTTGTGTTAATTTTACAAGCTACAAACTCACCAGCATGCAAGCAGAGTGTTATATaaacacaattattttttaaaatcttgtgatttaaaaatcttaacaGGCAAAttgtagcttttaaaaaattagtgggCTGTGATTCTATTGCTCATAAATAACTTTGTAATCCTCATGTGGGGGTCTTTACAAACCACAGAACCTGAAAgtgttttctttcatcagcaATAGTGGGACGGCTCGGGGAAGGACAAAAGCAGGGCCACAAAAGCTCTGTCCCATGAATAGAACAAAGGTAGAATGTCAATTCAAAAAAACCCAGGGACCAACTTCCTACTTATGGTATTCAAATACCGTAACATTAACTGGCAAGCTGCTCATATTAATCGTTAAAAAGGACAACATGAAAACATGGCACAAAGAAACTaaaattcattaatgtgtgtttaAACACACTAAATCATATCTAAAAAGTGAGAAAGAGCCTATGGTCAAAAAATTAAACTAACTGCAAAGGTGCTGTTTACTAAGTCAGCTCATTTATTCTCTGCAACTGGActaataatacatataatactGTAGTCCTCAGTAACAACAGCTTTacccatccaaaaaaaaaaaaaaaaaaaaagacagacacaaGAATGTTTGTGTATGGAAGTTACTTTCAATTTGAGGTAGAAACTTAAGTTATCTTTATAAAAAAACTCCAAACTgccaaaacaaatttaatttcatgTTGTAAAGGTTAAAGCTTAATTTGCCTCCATCAAGGCCATGAACAGGGTCAACAGCAGCTGGGAACAGTAAAGAGGGGAAGGGGTGTTCCAGGTGGGCAATTAGCAAGGACAAGGCTCAAGGAAAGAACATGACCTTTCAGCAGGCATAGACCTCTGACCATGACAAAGGATAAGAGGAACACCTAGACTCTCAACTGTGGCACTCCTGACATTTCGGACTAGACTATTCTTTGTGGCCTGTCCTATGCACtgtgggatgtttagcagcagcctgcaatgcaggagatgtgggttcgatccctgggtcgggaagatgccctggaagaggaaatggcaccccactccagtattcttgtctgagaaatcccatggacagaggagcctggcgggtacagtccatggggtcccaagagtcggacaggacttgcaactaaaccaccactgacCTCCATCCATTAGATGCTCCCCTGCGGTTATGATGGCCGAAGGACCTCCAGACATTGCCAGCTCTCTCTCATGGCTGGGGGTGGGACCCAGCAAAACTGCCACccacacctcccccacccccagctgagaATCAACGAGTTAAAGCATAAGCAGGGGCCGGGTCACAGAGGGACTCATAAACCATATCAGGGAACCTGGAacgtactctcaagggaagagggAGCCACTGAAAcaacacagcagcgtgatcagatTTCACCCCGCAGGGCACCTCCTCCATGCGAGGCTCTGGTGGGTGTCAAGGACACAGCAGGGAACAAGGGAAATGAGAGTGCCACCCTCTTAGAATTTAGGGTTTTTTTTGCAAAGACAGAAACAGTTTTTAAGTGTTTAGTGTAACTTCATTTTGCAACAAGCattatgaggaaaagaaaatcgGGTAACACCAGAGAGGAACTGAGTGGAGGGAGTGAAGAAGCTCTTGCATTTGGACAATTAATTAGATAGTCTGGGGAAGCATCTCTGAGGAGGGGAAATAAATCTGGACTGAAACCCTGGATGGCCATGTGGAAC belongs to Bubalus kerabau isolate K-KA32 ecotype Philippines breed swamp buffalo chromosome 9, PCC_UOA_SB_1v2, whole genome shotgun sequence and includes:
- the LDHAL6B gene encoding L-lactate dehydrogenase A-like 6B — translated: MSWTVGILRASQRAGTVRANFLGPEMAPSPRPPAATPLGGAWAVAPASKMATVKCELMKNFTSEEPVRNSKISIVGTGSVGMACAVSILLKGLSDELALVDVDEGRLKGETMDLQHGSLFVKMPNIVSSRDYVVTANSNLVIITAGARQEKGETRLNLVQRNVAIFKLMMSSIVQYSPRCKLIVVSNPVDILTYVAWKLSAFPQNRVIGSGCNLDTARFRFLIGQRLSIHSESCHGWILGEHGDSSVPVWSGVNVAGVPLKELNLDIGTDKDPEQWKNVHKDVVASAYEIIKMKGYTSWAIGLSVADLTESILKNLRRVHPVSTRIKGLYGINEEVFLSVPCILGESGITDLIKVKLAPEEEARLQKSAKTLWDIQKELKF